One window from the genome of Nitrosospira multiformis encodes:
- the folB gene encoding dihydroneopterin aldolase has product MDIIFLQELKVKTLIGIYPWERNIAQTIQLDLEVAMPTSRACQTDNFEDALDYAFIVQRINETLSQKHFSLLEALAEHIAQIILKEFKSPWVKVSVAKLSAIRGVKKLGVCIERRSETDSYI; this is encoded by the coding sequence ATGGACATTATTTTCCTGCAGGAACTCAAGGTCAAAACATTGATTGGCATTTATCCGTGGGAACGCAATATCGCGCAGACCATCCAGCTCGATCTGGAAGTTGCGATGCCTACGAGCCGGGCCTGCCAGACAGACAATTTCGAGGATGCGCTGGATTACGCCTTTATTGTCCAACGTATCAATGAAACCCTGTCACAAAAACATTTCTCTCTGCTGGAGGCCTTGGCTGAGCACATCGCACAAATCATCCTGAAAGAATTTAAATCGCCGTGGGTCAAGGTCAGCGTGGCGAAGCTCAGTGCGATACGCGGCGTAAAGAAATTGGGAGTGTGCATTGAGCGCCGGTCAGAGACGGACTCATATATTTGA
- a CDS encoding CBS domain-containing protein: MKFGLFNFKHIPRSPTLEDNTMPDYHVLPAQRLTGAVRVTRPVPPKSVTLTSPALDVMTDLRHIHAAVIELHMTMESANTYMIQRGIRSLLVLDQDQALNGLITATDILGEKPLRFIQERRMKHNEILVSDIMTPLDRLEAIPIEEIHHARVGDVIASLLDTGRQHTLVMENDADGKPAVCGIFSLTQIEKQLGTSIPSTEVAKTFTEIETTLMH; the protein is encoded by the coding sequence TTGAAATTCGGTCTTTTCAATTTCAAGCATATCCCCCGTTCACCAACGCTGGAGGACAATACCATGCCCGATTATCACGTCCTTCCCGCACAGCGCCTGACGGGTGCTGTGCGGGTAACTCGCCCCGTTCCGCCAAAATCTGTCACGCTAACATCTCCTGCCCTTGATGTGATGACCGATCTGCGGCATATCCATGCCGCGGTAATCGAATTGCATATGACAATGGAATCAGCAAACACATATATGATACAGCGCGGTATACGTTCCCTGCTGGTATTAGATCAGGATCAAGCCCTCAATGGTTTAATCACCGCAACCGATATTCTCGGTGAGAAGCCGCTCCGTTTTATTCAGGAGCGGAGAATGAAGCACAATGAGATTCTGGTTTCCGATATCATGACTCCGCTCGACCGGTTGGAAGCGATCCCCATTGAGGAAATTCACCACGCCCGGGTTGGCGATGTTATCGCCAGCCTGCTGGATACCGGCCGGCAACATACCCTGGTAATGGAGAATGACGCTGATGGCAAGCCGGCGGTGTGTGGTATTTTTTCACTGACGCAAATCGAGAAGCAATTGGGTACTTCCATTCCATCCACGGAAGTTGCTAAAACGTTTACTGAGATCGAGACTACATTGATGCATTGA
- the tsaD gene encoding tRNA (adenosine(37)-N6)-threonylcarbamoyltransferase complex transferase subunit TsaD — protein MLVLGIETSCDETGIALYHTKRGLLSHALYSQTEMHGEYGGVVPELASRDHIRRVLPLIRQVLAAASLDLRDIDAIAYTRGPGLAGALLVGASIAAALGFALKIPVLGIHHLEGHLLSPLLSTPAPDFPFVALLVSGGHTQLMEVSGLGQYTLLGETVDDAAGEAFDKTAKLLGLGYPGGPALSKLADEFSSSNQQKRFKLPRPMLHSGDLNFSFSGLKTAVLTLTNKHEMTEQARGGIALAFQEAVVDVLTGKSLAALAKTGLTQLVVAGGVGANRQLRRNLCRDAEKIGATVFFPELEFCTDNGAMIAFAGAMRLQSPGIRDQKPDDTFAIKARWDLEIQGMSPEA, from the coding sequence TTGCTTGTACTTGGCATTGAAACTTCCTGCGACGAAACCGGCATTGCGCTCTACCACACGAAGCGCGGACTGCTGAGTCACGCGCTTTATTCGCAAACGGAAATGCACGGCGAGTATGGCGGCGTGGTGCCGGAGCTTGCCTCGCGCGACCATATCCGGCGAGTATTACCACTCATCAGACAAGTCTTGGCGGCGGCCAGTCTCGATCTGCGGGACATCGATGCAATCGCGTACACCCGGGGACCGGGACTGGCTGGAGCACTGCTGGTAGGGGCGAGTATTGCTGCAGCCCTGGGTTTCGCGCTGAAAATTCCGGTGCTGGGTATTCATCACCTTGAAGGGCATCTCCTGTCTCCGCTTTTATCCACCCCCGCGCCAGATTTTCCGTTTGTGGCGCTGCTGGTGTCGGGTGGCCATACCCAGTTGATGGAAGTGAGCGGCCTGGGGCAATACACGCTACTAGGCGAAACCGTGGACGATGCGGCGGGAGAAGCTTTTGATAAGACCGCGAAACTGCTGGGGCTGGGTTATCCCGGCGGACCGGCGTTATCGAAACTCGCCGATGAATTCTCCAGCTCGAATCAACAGAAACGCTTCAAACTCCCCCGCCCCATGCTCCATAGCGGCGACCTCAATTTCAGTTTCAGCGGTCTGAAAACCGCCGTGCTGACCCTGACAAATAAACACGAAATGACTGAGCAAGCCAGGGGCGGTATTGCCCTGGCTTTTCAGGAGGCTGTGGTAGACGTACTGACGGGAAAATCATTGGCGGCGCTGGCAAAAACCGGCTTGACTCAGCTGGTGGTCGCAGGCGGGGTAGGCGCCAACCGTCAATTACGTAGAAACCTCTGCCGTGACGCCGAGAAAATAGGCGCCACGGTTTTTTTTCCTGAGCTCGAATTTTGTACCGATAACGGCGCCATGATCGCATTCGCGGGGGCGATGCGGTTGCAGTCGCCAGGCATCCGGGATCAAAAGCCGGATGACACCTTTGCCATAAAGGCGCGATGGGATCTGGAAATTCAGGGAATGTCGCCGGAGGCTTAA
- the epsC gene encoding serine O-acetyltransferase EpsC: MAEFKKTEHSSLKGTGLEIDTVVAELRTLRVESLENRQRRDSPPKLPSRKILIGIADGLSAVLFPHRLGLPELTNQSVDYYVGHMLDVTLRDLLVQVRRELRFVSGLDATSNTDREQAAAIAQAFAKRLPHIRSLLESDIQAAYEGDPAARSVDEILVCYPGFTAITHYRLAHELHSLGAPLIARMISEIAHSATGIEIHPGAQIGGSFFIDHGTGVVIGETAIIGEHVRLYQAVTLGAKRFPVDEHGSLVKGNLRHPIVEDDVVIYAGATILGRITIGRGSTIGGNVWLTRSVPPGSNISQAQIRNEVFDGGAGI, translated from the coding sequence ATGGCAGAGTTCAAAAAAACGGAGCACTCATCATTGAAAGGGACAGGTTTGGAAATTGACACGGTTGTGGCCGAGTTACGTACCTTGCGTGTGGAATCGCTGGAAAACCGGCAGAGACGGGATAGCCCCCCCAAACTTCCCTCCCGCAAAATACTGATTGGCATCGCGGATGGATTGAGCGCCGTGCTGTTTCCTCACCGCCTGGGCTTACCGGAACTCACCAATCAGAGCGTCGATTATTACGTTGGTCATATGCTGGATGTGACACTCCGGGATTTGCTGGTGCAAGTGCGCCGTGAACTGCGCTTTGTATCCGGTCTCGACGCTACAAGCAATACGGATCGCGAGCAAGCCGCCGCCATTGCCCAGGCATTTGCCAAACGGTTGCCGCATATTCGCAGTTTACTGGAAAGCGATATTCAGGCCGCTTACGAAGGAGATCCAGCCGCGCGTAGCGTCGACGAAATACTGGTCTGCTATCCCGGATTTACCGCCATCACGCATTATCGGCTCGCCCATGAATTGCACTCTCTTGGCGCACCATTGATTGCTCGCATGATTTCCGAGATCGCTCATTCCGCCACCGGCATCGAGATCCATCCAGGTGCGCAGATTGGCGGCAGTTTTTTCATTGACCATGGCACCGGCGTCGTCATCGGTGAAACCGCCATCATTGGCGAACACGTACGGCTATATCAGGCGGTGACTCTCGGCGCCAAGCGCTTTCCGGTGGATGAACATGGCTCACTGGTAAAGGGCAATCTACGGCATCCCATTGTCGAAGATGATGTGGTCATCTATGCTGGCGCCACCATTCTGGGCCGCATTACCATCGGCCGTGGCTCGACCATCGGCGGCAACGTCTGGCTCACGCGCAGCGTTCCTCCTGGCAGTAACATCTCACAGGCGCAGATACGCAATGAGGTATTCGACGGAGGCGCCGGGATCTAA
- a CDS encoding tetratricopeptide repeat protein — MADGYIATETGSEQPAVSEAAKLYRDPLTPQDARNTDNNKSSDRKIIPDAQPATSSAQKLADDHYFRVRLYQENAEKGDSDAQYKLGLLYLTGNGALQDFDEAARWLKLAAEQGYALAQYELGLIYRTGHGFAIDPVKSYMWLNLAAAAGIQQAVTARDEVMRSLSAKQLAQAQKISREWLASRPKSEPYVPEAAGMKSKVSPASPASEPDAAFSGQTE, encoded by the coding sequence ATGGCTGATGGATACATCGCGACGGAAACTGGATCGGAGCAGCCTGCCGTTTCTGAAGCTGCTAAACTTTATCGCGATCCCTTGACACCGCAGGACGCAAGGAATACCGATAACAACAAGTCCTCCGACCGTAAAATAATCCCTGACGCACAGCCGGCAACGTCCAGTGCACAGAAGCTTGCCGATGATCACTATTTCAGAGTGCGGTTGTATCAGGAAAACGCGGAAAAGGGAGATAGCGATGCGCAATACAAACTTGGGTTGTTATATCTCACCGGGAATGGTGCCCTGCAGGATTTCGACGAAGCTGCCAGATGGCTTAAATTGGCCGCAGAACAGGGCTATGCGCTTGCACAGTATGAGCTGGGCCTGATTTATCGTACCGGTCATGGTTTCGCTATTGATCCGGTAAAGAGCTACATGTGGCTGAATCTTGCGGCCGCAGCCGGCATCCAGCAGGCTGTGACGGCCCGGGATGAGGTTATGAGATCTCTCAGCGCCAAGCAACTTGCGCAGGCACAAAAGATTTCTCGTGAGTGGCTCGCCTCACGACCCAAATCCGAACCATACGTGCCGGAAGCTGCAGGCATGAAAAGTAAAGTATCCCCCGCCAGTCCCGCCAGTGAGCCGGATGCCGCATTCTCCGGTCAGACCGAGTAA
- the rpsA gene encoding 30S ribosomal protein S1: MAIASSATDSPESFAALFEESLSRQEMRVGEVITAEVVRVDYNIVVVNAGLKSESFIPVEEFKNDKGEIEVKPGDFVSVAIEALEDGYGETRLSRDKAKRLTAWHDLEAAMESGAIVCGLVSGKVKGGLTAMINGIRAFLPGSLVDIRPVKDTTPYENKEMEFKVIKLDRKRNNVVVSRRAVLEESQGADRQSLLANLAEGAVVKGIVKNITDYGAFVDLGGIDGLLHITDLAWRRVKHPSEVINVGDEVTAKVLKFDQEKNRVSLGMKQLSEDPWVGLSRRYPQNTRLFGKVSNLTDYGAFVEIEQGIEGLVHVSEMDWTNKNVYPSKVVQLGDEVEVMILEIDEERRRISLGMKQCKVNPWDDFAMNHQKSDKVRGQIKSITDFGVFIGLQGGIDGLVHLSDLSWNQPGEEAVRNYKKGDEVEAMVLSIDVERERISLGIKQMEGDPFNSFVSVNDKNSIVKGTVKSIDAKGAVIALENDVEGYLRASEVSRDRVEDIRTHLKEGDTVEAMIINVDRKNRGINLSIKAKDMSEESDAMQKVTSDSSVNAGTTSLGALLKAKMDVKNTEQ, translated from the coding sequence ATGGCCATCGCTTCCTCCGCTACAGATTCCCCCGAAAGTTTTGCGGCGCTATTTGAAGAAAGTCTTTCCCGCCAGGAAATGCGGGTCGGTGAAGTCATCACCGCCGAGGTTGTCCGGGTTGACTACAACATCGTTGTCGTGAACGCTGGGCTCAAATCGGAAAGTTTTATTCCTGTTGAAGAATTCAAGAATGACAAAGGCGAAATCGAGGTCAAACCTGGTGATTTCGTTAGTGTTGCAATCGAAGCGCTTGAAGACGGGTATGGCGAGACCCGCCTGTCGCGCGACAAGGCCAAGCGCCTGACGGCCTGGCATGACCTGGAAGCCGCCATGGAAAGTGGCGCTATTGTATGCGGCCTGGTAAGCGGCAAAGTCAAGGGTGGCCTGACCGCCATGATTAACGGCATCCGCGCTTTTCTGCCGGGATCGCTGGTGGATATCCGGCCGGTCAAAGACACCACGCCGTACGAAAACAAGGAAATGGAATTCAAGGTTATCAAACTTGACCGCAAGCGGAACAACGTAGTGGTATCGCGTCGCGCGGTTCTGGAAGAAAGCCAGGGCGCGGATCGTCAGTCGTTGCTCGCAAACCTGGCGGAAGGTGCGGTGGTCAAAGGTATTGTCAAGAATATTACCGATTACGGCGCGTTCGTGGATCTGGGCGGTATAGATGGCCTGTTGCATATCACGGATCTTGCATGGCGGCGAGTGAAACATCCATCCGAAGTCATCAATGTCGGCGATGAGGTAACCGCCAAGGTGCTCAAATTTGATCAGGAGAAAAACCGCGTTTCACTGGGTATGAAGCAGTTGAGCGAAGACCCATGGGTAGGACTCTCCCGGCGTTATCCGCAAAATACCCGTCTATTCGGCAAAGTCAGTAATCTGACGGATTATGGCGCGTTTGTTGAAATCGAGCAGGGTATTGAAGGGCTGGTGCATGTATCTGAAATGGATTGGACCAACAAGAATGTGTATCCGTCCAAGGTGGTGCAACTGGGTGACGAAGTCGAAGTGATGATTCTTGAAATCGATGAGGAACGCAGACGTATCTCGCTGGGTATGAAGCAATGCAAGGTGAATCCTTGGGATGACTTTGCCATGAATCATCAAAAAAGCGATAAAGTGCGCGGGCAAATTAAATCCATTACCGATTTTGGCGTGTTCATCGGATTGCAAGGCGGTATAGATGGATTAGTGCATTTATCCGACCTGTCGTGGAATCAGCCAGGCGAAGAAGCGGTACGTAATTACAAGAAAGGCGATGAAGTTGAGGCGATGGTACTGTCCATTGATGTCGAACGCGAACGTATTTCGCTGGGTATCAAGCAGATGGAAGGTGATCCATTCAACAGCTTTGTCTCGGTGAATGACAAGAACAGTATCGTCAAGGGTACCGTCAAGTCAATTGATGCCAAGGGTGCGGTGATCGCGCTGGAAAACGATGTGGAAGGTTATCTGCGCGCATCGGAAGTATCGCGTGACCGGGTTGAGGATATTCGTACCCACTTGAAAGAGGGCGATACGGTTGAGGCGATGATTATTAATGTTGATCGCAAGAACCGGGGTATTAATCTTTCCATCAAGGCCAAGGACATGTCGGAGGAATCCGATGCCATGCAGAAAGTTACCAGCGACAGCTCCGTCAATGCCGGAACCACCAGTCTGGGTGCACTGCTTAAAGCCAAGATGGATGTCAAAAATACTGAACAATAG
- the plsY gene encoding glycerol-3-phosphate 1-O-acyltransferase PlsY, with translation MTLMVLIPLAYLLGSISFGVLASWIFQLPDPRMYGSKNPGATNVLRSGKKAAAAFTLLGDAGKGWVAVAWAQHFMPAAGGDDKAIAAVALAVFLGHIFPIFLRFKGGKGVATAVGVLLGLNPWMGLSAVAIWILVAVIWRMSSLAALVAAGLAPIYALFFLGFEASTLAVLIMSLVIIWRHKSNIASLIAGKETRIGTRGTP, from the coding sequence ATGACGTTGATGGTTCTTATACCACTGGCTTATTTGCTGGGATCCATCTCCTTTGGAGTGTTGGCGAGCTGGATATTTCAGTTGCCCGATCCTCGCATGTATGGCTCGAAGAACCCCGGAGCAACCAATGTTCTGCGCAGTGGGAAGAAAGCGGCGGCGGCATTCACGTTACTGGGCGATGCCGGCAAAGGCTGGGTGGCGGTGGCATGGGCGCAACATTTCATGCCTGCTGCCGGGGGGGATGATAAAGCGATTGCCGCAGTAGCGCTGGCGGTATTTTTGGGCCATATATTCCCGATATTCCTACGGTTCAAGGGAGGGAAAGGCGTGGCGACGGCCGTTGGCGTCTTATTGGGACTCAATCCGTGGATGGGGTTATCGGCCGTCGCCATCTGGATTCTGGTCGCGGTAATCTGGCGCATGTCATCACTGGCTGCTTTGGTCGCGGCGGGGCTTGCGCCGATTTATGCACTATTTTTTTTGGGTTTCGAAGCAAGCACTCTTGCCGTTCTTATCATGTCCCTGGTAATCATCTGGCGGCACAAGTCGAATATCGCCAGCCTGATTGCGGGCAAAGAAACCCGTATCGGTACGCGCGGTACCCCTTGA
- a CDS encoding integration host factor subunit beta: MTKSELISKLAARYPQLVAKDAEFAVKVILDAMAKSLSQGQRIEIRGFGSFDLNYRPPRIGRNPKSGEKVRVPEKYVPHFKAGKEMRERVDQKN; this comes from the coding sequence ATGACAAAGTCCGAATTGATCTCAAAGCTTGCAGCCCGTTATCCGCAGTTAGTGGCGAAGGATGCCGAGTTTGCGGTCAAGGTGATACTTGATGCCATGGCCAAGAGTCTGTCACAGGGGCAGCGCATTGAAATTCGTGGATTTGGCAGCTTCGATCTGAACTATCGGCCGCCACGTATCGGACGCAACCCGAAATCCGGAGAAAAAGTGCGTGTTCCGGAGAAGTATGTTCCTCATTTCAAGGCAGGGAAGGAAATGCGTGAGCGGGTCGATCAAAAGAACTAA
- a CDS encoding LapA family protein, producing MRYLIWFLRIVLFLLLLGFAVRNAETVTLRYYFGYEWQASLVLVILLFFALGVAIGILPCLGKISRQRREIAIFRKKYPSLDEHG from the coding sequence ATGCGTTATCTGATATGGTTCCTGCGTATTGTTCTGTTTCTATTGCTGCTTGGCTTTGCCGTAAGAAATGCTGAAACGGTGACGCTGCGTTATTATTTTGGCTACGAATGGCAGGCGTCCCTTGTGCTGGTAATATTATTATTTTTTGCTCTCGGGGTGGCTATCGGTATTCTGCCCTGCCTCGGTAAGATATCCAGACAAAGACGGGAAATTGCGATATTCAGGAAAAAATATCCCTCGCTGGATGAGCATGGATAA
- the aroA gene encoding 3-phosphoshikimate 1-carboxyvinyltransferase, with the protein MKFLDLPVVKSAEGVVRLPGSKSISNRILLLAALANGVTHIRNLLASDDTARMLDALQTLGVTIVQIDGSDYRVQGIGGQLPLRFPVNEADLFLGNAGTVFRPLTAVLALAQGRYRLSGTSRMHERPIGDLVDALRQVGADITYLGEEGFPPLQIQPARIRISAITVKGDVSSQFLTGLLMALPLFVPVEGETPAITVTGELISRPYIELTIALMGRFGVHVEHEGWRHFALPGGQRYCSPGEIFVEGDASSASYFLAAGVVGTGPVRVEGIGHGSLQGDIRFAEALEKMGACIRRGYDWIEAGAPESGDLRAIDLDCNHIPDAAMTLAVVALFAKGTTTLRNIASWRVKETDRLAAMARELRKFGAVVEEGPDFLRVTPPPDGNLAAHAIVDTYDDHRMAMCFSLASLGVPLRINDPGCVTKTFPDYFEKFAAIVRA; encoded by the coding sequence ATGAAGTTTCTTGATCTCCCGGTGGTTAAGTCCGCTGAAGGCGTGGTGCGCCTGCCTGGCTCCAAGAGCATTTCCAATCGTATTCTGCTGCTTGCCGCGCTGGCAAATGGCGTGACCCATATACGTAATTTGCTTGCCTCCGATGATACGGCACGGATGCTGGATGCACTGCAGACCTTGGGCGTAACCATCGTTCAGATCGATGGGAGTGATTATCGTGTCCAGGGTATCGGTGGACAACTTCCCTTGCGTTTCCCGGTCAATGAGGCGGATTTATTTCTGGGTAATGCAGGCACGGTTTTCCGCCCATTGACTGCCGTACTGGCGCTGGCACAGGGACGTTACCGGTTATCGGGCACATCGCGCATGCATGAGCGGCCCATCGGAGATCTGGTGGATGCATTACGTCAGGTGGGTGCGGATATCACTTATCTCGGTGAAGAAGGTTTTCCGCCACTGCAGATCCAACCGGCCCGGATTCGGATTAGCGCGATAACCGTTAAGGGCGATGTATCCAGTCAGTTTCTGACCGGGTTGCTGATGGCATTGCCCCTGTTTGTGCCGGTTGAGGGTGAAACACCGGCGATAACGGTGACGGGAGAGTTGATCTCGCGGCCTTATATCGAACTGACCATTGCCCTGATGGGCCGTTTCGGCGTGCATGTTGAGCATGAAGGATGGCGCCATTTCGCACTGCCCGGAGGACAGCGCTATTGCAGTCCCGGGGAAATATTTGTTGAAGGGGATGCCTCCTCCGCTTCATATTTTCTCGCCGCGGGTGTTGTCGGCACCGGCCCGGTAAGAGTGGAAGGAATAGGGCATGGAAGCCTTCAGGGAGATATCCGTTTTGCTGAAGCCCTGGAAAAAATGGGAGCCTGTATCAGGCGGGGATACGATTGGATTGAGGCTGGTGCACCGGAATCCGGTGATCTGCGGGCGATTGACCTTGACTGTAATCATATTCCCGATGCCGCCATGACGCTTGCAGTGGTGGCGTTGTTCGCAAAGGGTACTACCACGCTTCGGAATATCGCCAGTTGGCGGGTGAAGGAAACCGACCGTCTTGCGGCAATGGCGCGAGAGCTTCGCAAATTCGGTGCCGTGGTGGAGGAGGGGCCGGATTTTCTGCGCGTCACGCCGCCGCCGGATGGGAATCTTGCCGCGCACGCGATCGTTGATACGTATGACGATCACCGTATGGCCATGTGCTTCTCGTTGGCATCACTGGGTGTTCCGCTGCGGATAAACGACCCCGGCTGCGTAACCAAGACGTTTCCCGATTATTTCGAAAAATTCGCGGCAATAGTCAGAGCCTGA
- the cmk gene encoding (d)CMP kinase, with amino-acid sequence MVINDIPVIAIDGPSASGKGTVAQRVAGKLGFHYLDSGALYRLVALSAMRSDADLADEHVLSDIAARLDVVFEDAEIWLESENVTDAIRAEACSNAASRIATYPRVRVALLERQRAFRQFPGLVADGRDMGSVVFPDAALKIFLTASAETRAQRRYKQLMEKGIDANISTLLQDLRERDARDSGRSVAPLQQGEGTSLLDTTSLDIGQAVDCILRQYAEI; translated from the coding sequence ATGGTTATTAATGACATCCCGGTTATCGCGATTGATGGTCCTTCCGCGTCCGGCAAGGGCACGGTTGCGCAACGCGTTGCGGGGAAGCTTGGGTTTCATTATCTCGACAGCGGCGCGCTTTATCGTCTGGTGGCATTGTCAGCAATGCGATCGGACGCCGACCTGGCGGATGAGCATGTTCTGAGCGATATTGCCGCCCGGCTCGATGTTGTTTTTGAAGATGCGGAAATCTGGCTGGAGAGCGAAAATGTTACCGATGCGATCCGCGCGGAAGCATGCAGCAACGCGGCCTCCAGAATTGCCACTTATCCGCGGGTTAGAGTGGCGCTTTTGGAGCGGCAGCGCGCATTTCGCCAGTTTCCCGGCCTGGTGGCGGATGGCCGCGACATGGGCTCAGTGGTGTTTCCTGATGCCGCTCTCAAAATATTTCTTACCGCGAGTGCGGAAACACGCGCACAGCGGCGGTATAAACAGTTGATGGAAAAAGGGATAGATGCTAATATCTCCACCCTTTTGCAGGATCTGCGGGAGCGCGACGCGCGTGACAGCGGTCGTAGTGTGGCGCCCTTGCAACAGGGTGAGGGTACAAGTTTATTGGATACGACTTCGCTCGATATCGGACAGGCGGTGGATTGTATACTTAGACAATACGCTGAAATTTAA
- the rpsU gene encoding 30S ribosomal protein S21, with amino-acid sequence MTTIKVKENEPFEVAMRRFKRTIEKTGLLTELRAREFYEKPTAERKRKLAAAVKRTYKRLRSQLLPPKLY; translated from the coding sequence ATGACCACCATTAAAGTCAAGGAAAACGAGCCATTTGAAGTCGCCATGCGTCGTTTCAAGCGTACCATAGAAAAAACCGGTTTGCTCACTGAATTACGTGCTAGGGAATTCTACGAAAAGCCCACCGCTGAACGCAAGCGCAAGCTCGCCGCCGCGGTTAAACGTACCTACAAACGCCTGCGCAGTCAGTTGCTCCCCCCGAAACTTTATTAG
- the cysK gene encoding cysteine synthase A produces the protein MPHWFKDNSQSIGHTPLIRLNRITDGAPATVLAKIEGRNPAYSVKCRIGTAMIEDAEARGLLGPGKELVEPTSGNTGIALAFVAAARGLPLTLTMPETMSLERRKLLAAYGAKLILTEGARGMKGAVAKAEEIVASDPSRFVLLQQFTNPANPAIHERTTGPEIWNDTDGAVDIFVSGVGTGGTITGVSRYIKKTRGKAIISVAVEPSASPVLTQQRAGEPLKPGPHKIPGIGAGFVPENVELSLVDEIEQVSNEEAILYARRLAREEGIISGVSCGAAVAIAARYAQRPENAGKTIVVILPDSGERYLSSILFEDVFDTRGLTA, from the coding sequence ATGCCACATTGGTTCAAAGATAACTCGCAATCCATCGGACACACGCCACTGATCCGGCTTAACCGCATCACCGATGGCGCCCCGGCGACGGTGCTGGCCAAGATCGAGGGGCGCAACCCTGCTTATTCCGTAAAATGCCGCATCGGGACGGCAATGATCGAGGATGCGGAAGCCCGTGGACTGCTCGGTCCCGGAAAAGAACTGGTGGAACCAACCAGCGGCAACACCGGTATTGCACTGGCATTCGTTGCTGCCGCGCGCGGCCTGCCACTGACCTTGACCATGCCGGAAACCATGAGCCTGGAACGCCGCAAACTGCTCGCCGCTTATGGTGCAAAACTGATTCTGACGGAAGGCGCACGCGGTATGAAAGGCGCGGTAGCGAAAGCCGAGGAAATTGTCGCCTCCGATCCCAGCCGGTTCGTGTTACTCCAGCAATTCACCAACCCCGCCAATCCGGCCATCCATGAGCGAACCACGGGACCGGAAATCTGGAACGACACCGATGGCGCCGTTGATATTTTTGTTTCCGGTGTAGGCACAGGCGGTACCATAACCGGTGTTTCACGCTACATCAAAAAGACCAGGGGAAAAGCAATCATTTCGGTCGCGGTCGAGCCATCCGCCAGCCCGGTGCTCACCCAGCAACGTGCCGGTGAACCGCTCAAGCCCGGACCGCACAAAATTCCTGGAATTGGAGCGGGCTTTGTCCCGGAAAACGTGGAACTCTCGCTAGTGGATGAAATCGAGCAAGTCAGCAATGAGGAAGCCATACTCTACGCACGCCGTCTTGCGCGTGAGGAAGGCATTATTTCCGGGGTTTCGTGCGGCGCCGCTGTAGCGATTGCGGCACGCTATGCCCAGCGTCCGGAGAATGCGGGTAAAACAATCGTCGTTATCCTGCCGGATTCCGGCGAACGTTACCTGAGCTCCATCCTCTTCGAGGACGTGTTTGATACGCGCGGGCTGACGGCATAA